A region of Roseobacter litoralis Och 149 DNA encodes the following proteins:
- a CDS encoding NAD(P)/FAD-dependent oxidoreductase has product MQVDVAIIGAGAAGMMCAAYAPGRILLVDHARAPGEKIRISGGGRCNFTNMHCGPHAFLSENPHFAKSALARYTQWDFIDLIDQHGIAWHEKTLGQLFCDTSAKEIIAMLRGLMQENGVDLRLQTQAQDFVKTVNGYEFNLVKDGQTTRVHCKTLVIASGGKSIPKMGATGLAYDIARQFGLRVTETRPALVPFTFPEGRFAPLAGVAAPARVTTGGTSFDEAVLFTHRGLSGPAVLQASSYWREGSPIDVNLMPDTNLFEALKEKRSQSGARKLTNELSHFLPARLVETLAQTLDLSGNIADQSDAKLAGITGALEKWTLHPSGTEGYRTAEVTLGGIDTDDLSSKTMEAKKVPGLFFIGEAVDVTGWLGGYNFQWAWSSAMATARALA; this is encoded by the coding sequence ATGCAAGTTGATGTGGCAATAATTGGCGCAGGTGCCGCCGGCATGATGTGCGCCGCCTATGCGCCGGGGCGCATTCTGCTGGTGGATCACGCCCGCGCGCCCGGTGAGAAAATCCGTATCTCCGGCGGCGGGCGGTGCAATTTCACGAATATGCACTGCGGCCCGCATGCCTTCCTGTCAGAGAACCCACATTTCGCCAAATCCGCCTTGGCGCGTTACACGCAGTGGGACTTTATCGATCTGATTGATCAACACGGGATCGCTTGGCACGAAAAAACACTGGGCCAGTTGTTTTGTGACACTTCCGCGAAAGAGATCATCGCCATGCTGCGCGGTCTTATGCAAGAGAACGGCGTTGATTTGCGTTTACAAACACAGGCGCAGGACTTTGTGAAGACCGTCAATGGCTATGAATTCAACCTCGTAAAGGACGGCCAGACCACCCGGGTGCACTGCAAAACGCTGGTGATTGCCAGCGGCGGAAAATCCATTCCCAAGATGGGAGCGACCGGGCTTGCCTATGATATCGCACGCCAATTCGGGTTGCGCGTCACTGAAACCCGACCCGCGCTGGTGCCATTCACCTTTCCCGAAGGGCGTTTTGCCCCGCTCGCGGGCGTGGCGGCGCCTGCACGCGTCACAACAGGTGGCACAAGTTTTGACGAAGCGGTTCTTTTCACCCACCGCGGGCTGTCCGGACCGGCCGTCTTGCAGGCTTCCTCCTATTGGCGTGAGGGCAGCCCGATTGATGTGAACCTGATGCCAGACACCAATCTGTTTGAGGCCCTGAAAGAAAAACGGAGCCAGTCGGGCGCGCGCAAGCTGACCAACGAGCTGTCGCATTTCCTGCCCGCGCGGCTGGTGGAGACGCTGGCGCAAACCCTCGACCTGAGCGGCAATATCGCGGATCAGTCCGATGCAAAACTCGCCGGCATTACCGGAGCGCTGGAAAAATGGACATTGCACCCCTCCGGCACGGAAGGTTACCGCACAGCCGAAGTGACCTTGGGCGGCATCGATACCGATGATCTGTCGTCAAAAACGATGGAGGCCAAGAAGGTCCCCGGTCTGTTTTTCATAGGTGAAGCCGTGGATGTCACCGGCTGGCTCGGCGGATATAACTTTCAATGGGCGTGGTCGTCCGCCATGGCGACCGCCCGCGCGCTGGCATGA
- the murD gene encoding UDP-N-acetylmuramoyl-L-alanine--D-glutamate ligase, which translates to MIPVQGLRGAKVAVLGLGRTGMSAARALKEGGALALCWDDNPDARARAQNEGFDCTPFRSVSDFDDIARLIVSPGIPHLYPAPNPVVRLALQAGVPVDNDIGLFFQSFATEDWSNFDIAPRVVAVTGSNGKSTTSALIHHILEHVGRPATLAGNIGRGVLDIDPPHDGEVVVLELSSYQTDLARSLTPDVAVFTNLSEDHLDRHGGMGGYFAAKRRLFAEGGPDRAIVGVDEDEGLSLAGQLAEGRADDRVIRISVAQKLTGPGWQVFARKGFLSEYRKGKQIASIDLRSVPGLPGVHNHQNACAAYAVCRSLGLAPKVIEAALHSFQGLPHRSQLVGEKDGVRFVNDSKATNADAAAKALAAFPSIRWICGGLEKDGGMDALRDASASVVKAYVIGREAAAFAMKLPVEAEICTTMAQAVEKAAREAEAGDVVLLAPAAASFDQYDNFEQRGDDFTQEVAKYL; encoded by the coding sequence GTGATCCCGGTTCAGGGGCTGAGAGGCGCAAAAGTCGCTGTGCTGGGGCTTGGTCGGACAGGCATGAGTGCCGCGCGTGCCCTGAAAGAAGGGGGCGCGCTGGCGTTGTGCTGGGACGACAACCCGGACGCCCGCGCACGTGCGCAAAACGAGGGCTTTGACTGCACACCGTTTCGTTCGGTGTCTGATTTTGACGACATCGCCCGGCTGATCGTCAGCCCGGGTATTCCGCATCTTTATCCCGCCCCGAACCCTGTTGTTCGTCTCGCGTTGCAGGCAGGGGTGCCGGTGGACAACGACATCGGCCTGTTCTTTCAGTCCTTCGCGACGGAGGATTGGTCCAATTTTGACATCGCCCCCCGCGTTGTGGCCGTCACCGGATCCAACGGAAAATCGACAACATCCGCGCTGATCCACCATATTCTGGAACATGTGGGCCGCCCGGCGACCTTGGCTGGAAACATAGGCCGCGGGGTGCTTGATATTGACCCGCCCCATGATGGCGAAGTCGTGGTTCTGGAACTGTCCAGTTATCAGACGGACCTTGCGCGCAGTCTGACGCCCGATGTGGCGGTGTTTACCAACCTGTCCGAAGATCATCTGGATCGGCACGGGGGTATGGGCGGGTACTTTGCGGCCAAGCGCCGGCTGTTTGCCGAAGGCGGGCCGGACCGTGCGATCGTTGGGGTTGACGAGGACGAAGGGCTGTCTCTGGCGGGGCAGCTTGCGGAGGGTCGCGCGGATGATCGTGTTATTCGCATTTCGGTTGCGCAAAAGCTGACCGGACCCGGTTGGCAGGTTTTTGCGCGCAAAGGGTTTTTGTCTGAATACCGCAAGGGCAAGCAGATCGCGTCGATTGATCTGCGGTCTGTGCCGGGCCTGCCGGGCGTTCATAATCACCAGAATGCCTGCGCGGCTTATGCTGTGTGCCGGTCCTTGGGTCTTGCGCCCAAAGTGATCGAGGCGGCGCTGCATTCGTTTCAAGGGCTGCCGCACCGCAGCCAGCTGGTCGGCGAAAAAGACGGTGTGCGCTTTGTGAACGACAGCAAGGCGACAAATGCCGATGCCGCCGCCAAGGCGCTGGCGGCCTTTCCATCCATCCGCTGGATCTGCGGCGGGCTGGAAAAAGATGGCGGGATGGACGCCTTGCGCGACGCGAGCGCTTCAGTGGTCAAAGCCTATGTCATCGGTCGCGAAGCGGCGGCTTTTGCCATGAAGCTCCCGGTTGAGGCCGAGATTTGCACAACGATGGCGCAGGCCGTGGAAAAAGCGGCGCGCGAGGCCGAGGCGGGCGATGTTGTGCTGCTGGCACCGGCGGCGGCGAGCTTTGATCAATATGACAATTTTGAGCAACGTGGCGACGATTTCACCCAAGAGGTCGCCAAGTACCTTTAA
- the mraY gene encoding phospho-N-acetylmuramoyl-pentapeptide-transferase, translated as MLYWLTLLSDGGDFFNLFRYITFRAGGAFLTALIFGFLFGRPLINVLRRRQGKGQPIRDDGPQGHFAKAGTPTMGGLLIVGALLTSTLLWARLDNPFVWIVLFVTISFAIIGFMDDYAKVSKQTTAGVPGRVRLLLGLVIAAIASYWAAQYHPEALQNRLALPVFKDTLINLSYFFVPFSVIVIVGAANAVNLTDGLDGLAIMPVMIAAGTLGVIAYAVGRVDFTEYLDVHYVPGTGEILIFTAGIFGGGLGFLWYNAPPAAVFMGDTGSLALGGALGAIAVSTKHEIVLAIVGGLFVIEALSVIIQVLYFKSTGKRVFLMAPIHHHYEQKGWAESTIVIRFWIISLILAIIGLATLKVR; from the coding sequence ATGCTCTATTGGTTAACGCTGCTGTCGGACGGAGGGGATTTTTTCAACCTCTTTCGCTATATCACATTTCGGGCAGGCGGCGCGTTTCTGACGGCATTGATATTCGGCTTTCTGTTCGGACGCCCCCTGATCAACGTGCTGCGGCGCAGACAGGGCAAGGGCCAGCCTATTCGCGATGATGGTCCCCAGGGCCATTTTGCAAAGGCTGGAACACCGACCATGGGTGGTTTGCTGATCGTGGGGGCATTGCTGACCTCCACGCTGCTCTGGGCGCGACTGGACAATCCGTTTGTGTGGATTGTGCTTTTTGTAACCATTTCCTTTGCGATCATCGGTTTCATGGACGATTACGCCAAGGTTTCCAAACAAACGACGGCGGGTGTGCCGGGCAGAGTGCGGCTCCTGCTGGGTCTCGTGATCGCGGCCATCGCATCCTATTGGGCGGCGCAATACCACCCCGAGGCCTTGCAGAACCGGCTGGCCCTGCCGGTGTTCAAGGATACGCTGATCAACCTCAGTTACTTTTTTGTGCCGTTTTCGGTGATCGTGATTGTCGGGGCGGCGAATGCGGTTAACCTGACGGACGGGCTGGACGGGCTGGCGATCATGCCGGTCATGATTGCGGCAGGCACGCTTGGCGTGATTGCCTATGCGGTCGGCCGGGTTGATTTCACCGAATACCTTGATGTGCATTACGTGCCGGGAACGGGCGAAATCCTCATCTTTACGGCCGGTATCTTTGGCGGGGGCTTGGGCTTTTTGTGGTACAATGCACCGCCTGCAGCCGTCTTCATGGGCGATACCGGCAGCCTTGCTTTGGGCGGCGCATTGGGCGCAATCGCGGTATCCACCAAACACGAAATCGTTCTGGCCATCGTGGGTGGTCTGTTCGTGATTGAGGCGCTCAGCGTCATCATTCAGGTGCTCTATTTCAAATCTACCGGCAAGCGCGTATTTTTGATGGCCCCGATCCATCACCATTATGAGCAGAAAGGCTGGGCGGAAAGCACCATTGTCATCCGCTTCTGGATCATTTCGCTCATCCTCGCGATCATCGGACTTGCCACGCTGAAAGTGCGTTGA